In a genomic window of Acetonema longum DSM 6540:
- a CDS encoding LytR/AlgR family response regulator transcription factor gives MTFIKTCRALIVDDELPARDELRFLLSPYADIEIVGEADSSVAALELAAELRPQLMFLDIQMRGMDGYETAKELRRLAPNMLVVFATAYDEYAVKAFELDAVDYLLKPFEPGRLAHTVDRIRHIAREQTWQSAAEKVDALLQAKPRLRKLPVYKQGKIVLLDFQDIVFAQSAGDTLEIVTEATTYTISNTLADLEDRLRGEPFLRIHKSYIVNLEKISEIIPWFKGTYWLKMSNLEKSQIPVSRKLVKTLKEVLGMP, from the coding sequence GTGACCTTCATTAAAACTTGCAGAGCCCTCATTGTAGATGATGAATTGCCTGCTCGTGACGAGCTGCGTTTTTTATTATCGCCTTATGCCGATATCGAAATTGTCGGTGAGGCCGACAGCAGCGTCGCCGCGCTGGAACTGGCTGCCGAACTTCGTCCGCAGTTGATGTTTCTTGATATCCAGATGCGCGGCATGGATGGCTACGAAACAGCTAAAGAGCTTCGCCGCTTAGCGCCCAATATGCTGGTTGTCTTTGCCACCGCTTATGATGAATACGCGGTGAAGGCTTTCGAACTGGACGCCGTTGACTATTTGCTGAAACCGTTTGAACCAGGCCGGCTGGCTCATACGGTTGATCGCATCCGTCATATTGCCCGGGAACAAACCTGGCAGTCGGCGGCTGAAAAAGTGGATGCCCTGCTCCAGGCCAAACCTCGGTTGAGAAAATTACCGGTATACAAACAGGGTAAAATCGTTCTGCTTGATTTTCAGGATATTGTATTTGCTCAAAGCGCCGGCGATACCCTCGAAATTGTAACCGAAGCCACTACTTATACCATCAGCAACACACTGGCCGATTTGGAGGACCGCCTCCGGGGCGAGCCATTTTTGCGCATTCACAAAAGCTATATCGTAAATCTGGAAAAAATCTCTGAAATTATTCCCTGGTTCAAAGGAACCTATTGGTTAAAAATGTCCAACCTGGAGAAGAGTCAGATTCCGGTTAGCCGAAAGCTGGTAAAAACGCTGAAAGAGGTTCTTGGCATGCCCTAA
- a CDS encoding sensor histidine kinase — protein sequence MPFSSSLLVTMFEWMSVIATTAFILSQTKVFQRLIKYRTNYGDKLKLILLFALLAIFSTYTGIPVHDALANSRVIGAMTAGLLGGPAVGGAAGLIAGIHRYCLGGFSAFACAISTTAEGILGGLFRLYYRERPIPWPVALAAGVCGETLQMLIILAVARPFQDAWGLIQAIAVPMITVNPAGIAIFIVIVNNAIEQHSRIGAVQAQKALHISTQTLPYLRQGLTPYSAENTAAIIHGLNEYAAVSITDQQTILAHIGAGSDHHIPRTSPLTLATKEVLKTGLIQTAATKREIGCNHPGCTLGSAVIVPLKHGQQVIGALKLYHTAERCISPLDMELASGLAHLFSTQLELAEIDRQSQLAAHAEMRALQAQINPHFLFNTLNTISSLIRTRPETARDIIIKLSTFFRHSMQKSSHTIPLSDELTQVNAYLSIEQARFGDKLAVTYNIDPRTETVLIPPFTIQPLVENAIKHGLQPKESGGAISITSRLEGADAVISIADDGVGMDPAEQELAEQPRHDAAHTGIGLYNVRERLKGIFGKNYGLTIDSTPGAGSTMHIRIPLLAKKEGDLH from the coding sequence ATGCCCTTTTCCTCCTCGCTGCTGGTGACGATGTTCGAATGGATGAGCGTGATAGCCACGACAGCTTTTATCCTGTCCCAGACAAAAGTATTTCAAAGACTGATAAAATATCGGACCAACTACGGCGATAAGCTGAAGCTGATCCTGCTGTTTGCATTGCTGGCTATTTTCAGTACCTATACCGGCATTCCGGTACACGATGCCCTGGCCAATTCACGGGTGATCGGCGCTATGACTGCTGGTTTGCTGGGGGGACCGGCCGTTGGCGGCGCCGCAGGACTGATTGCCGGTATTCATCGCTACTGTTTAGGAGGGTTCAGCGCTTTTGCCTGCGCCATATCCACCACAGCCGAAGGAATATTGGGCGGTCTGTTCCGGTTGTATTACAGAGAACGCCCCATCCCCTGGCCGGTCGCCCTGGCGGCCGGAGTCTGCGGCGAAACCTTGCAGATGTTAATTATCCTGGCGGTTGCCCGGCCTTTTCAGGATGCCTGGGGGCTGATCCAGGCCATTGCAGTGCCGATGATCACCGTTAACCCGGCAGGTATCGCCATCTTTATTGTTATTGTCAACAATGCCATTGAGCAGCACAGCCGGATCGGCGCTGTCCAGGCGCAAAAGGCGCTGCACATTTCCACGCAAACCCTGCCTTATCTGCGTCAGGGCCTGACGCCCTACTCGGCGGAAAACACAGCCGCCATTATTCACGGCTTGAATGAGTATGCCGCCGTAAGCATTACCGACCAGCAAACCATCCTTGCCCACATCGGCGCAGGCAGTGACCACCATATTCCCCGAACCAGCCCGCTCACCCTGGCTACCAAGGAAGTTTTGAAAACGGGCTTGATCCAGACAGCCGCAACCAAGCGTGAAATCGGTTGCAACCATCCCGGGTGCACTTTGGGCAGCGCGGTGATCGTTCCGCTGAAACACGGCCAACAGGTCATTGGTGCACTGAAATTGTATCATACCGCCGAACGCTGCATTTCTCCGCTGGATATGGAACTGGCCTCCGGGCTGGCGCATCTGTTCTCCACTCAGCTGGAACTGGCCGAAATTGACCGCCAGTCCCAACTGGCTGCCCATGCCGAGATGCGGGCCCTGCAGGCCCAGATCAACCCGCATTTCCTGTTTAATACATTAAACACCATCAGTTCCCTCATCCGCACCCGTCCGGAAACTGCCCGGGATATTATCATCAAACTCAGCACATTTTTTCGCCATAGCATGCAAAAATCCAGCCATACCATTCCTCTGTCCGATGAACTGACACAGGTAAACGCCTACCTGTCCATTGAACAGGCGCGTTTTGGCGATAAACTAGCCGTCACTTATAATATCGATCCCCGGACAGAAACCGTGCTGATACCGCCCTTTACCATACAGCCGCTGGTTGAAAACGCCATTAAACACGGTCTGCAGCCGAAGGAATCAGGCGGCGCCATCAGTATCACCTCCCGTTTGGAGGGCGCCGATGCCGTCATTTCGATTGCCGATGACGGCGTCGGCATGGACCCGGCAGAGCAGGAGCTTGCGGAGCAGCCGCGTCATGACGCGGCCCACACCGGTATCGGTTTATATAATGTCCGTGAACGCCTTAAGGGGATCTTTGGCAAAAACTATGGACTGACCATTGACAGTACACCCGGGGCAGGCAGCACCATGCACATCCGGATTCCCTTGTTGGCAAAGAAAGAAGGTGACCTTCATTAA